In Mesorhizobium sp. M9A.F.Ca.ET.002.03.1.2, the DNA window ACTCGGCCGGGTCCTCATAGGCTTCGCTGACCATGGCCTTGTCGATGCCGAGTTCATCGGCAATCGTCGTCAACAGGCTTTCAGCCTGCTTCGGCCCGATATCTGCTTCGCTGTTTTCCCGTGCGATCAGCGACGGGTCGCTCCACACCGGCTCGCCGTCGGTGCGCCAGTAGAGCGAGAAGGTCCAGCGCGGCAGGCTCTCGCCTGGATACCACTTGCCCTGCCCGTAATGCAGGAAGCCGCCGGGCGCGAAACGCTCACGCAGCCGGCGGATCAAAGCATCGGCCTTTTCGCGTTTGGTCGGGCCGACGGCGGCGGTGTTCCACTCCTCCGCCTCGAAATCGTCGATCGACACGAAGGTCGGTTCGCCACCCATGGTCAGCCGCACGTCCCCGGCCTCGAGCGCGGCATCGACCTGATTGCCCAACCCATCAAGCGCCTGCCAGCTTTCATCCGAGAACGGCTTGGTGATGCGCGGGTGCTCGGCGATGCGGTCGACCCGCATGTCAAAGCCGAACTCGACATTGGCGAAGCTCGCCATGCCGGAAATGGGCGCGGCGTTGCGGAAATGCGGCGTTGCCGCCAGCGGTACATGGCTTTCGCCGGTGAGCAGGCCGGAGGTCGGGTCGAAGCCGATCCAGCCGGCCCCCGGCAGATAGACTTCGCACCAGGCATGCAGATCTGTGAAGTCGATCGCCGTGCCGGGCGGCCCGTCGAGCGCGACGAGGTCAGGTTTCAACTGGATCAGGTAGCCGGAGACGAAACGCGCGGCAATGCCGAGATTCCTCAGGATCTGCACCAACAGCCAGCTCGTATCGCGGCACGAACCTTTCTTGGCGGCCAGCGTTTCCTCCGGCGAAAAGACGCCGGTTTCCATGCGCACGATATAGGCGATCTCGCGTTGCAGCCGCGCATTGAGATCGACGAGGAAATTGACGGTGTTGGTCGGACTGCGGCCGATGGTTTTCAGGAACGCCGACAGCAGCGGCCCGGCCGGCTCCGGCGTCCGGTAGATGGCAAGATCGTCGCTGATCTCTTCCGGGTATTCGAACGGAAACGTCTCGGCCGACGGCTCGACGAAGAAGTCAAACGGATTGTAGACCGTCATGTCGGCGACGAGGTCGACCTCGATCTTCAGTTCGCTCACCGGCTCAGGAAAGACGAAGCGGGCGAGGAAATTGCCATAGGGGTCCTGCTGCAGATTGACGAAGTGGTTCGCCGGCTCGACCTTCAGCGAATGGCTGAGCACCTTGGTTCGGGAATGCGGCGCCGGCTGCAGCCTGATGACCTGAGGGCCGAGCACGACCGGCCGGTCATATTTGTAATGGGTCAGGTGGTAGACGGCTGCCAGAATTGCCATGGTGCCCCGTAAGTCGGCGTTTCAAACGAATTCGCCGAACCCTGACACAAATGCTGGCCATTCTCCAAGCAGAGATGTTGCGGTGCACCTAATTTACGCGGCTATTGAACGCTGCCTGGCATGATTGATCACTGCCGGCTTCCAGCGAGCGTCTGCGCTTGGCGAAGACCCTCGCGTCTTCGTCATCCTGGGGCGGAGCAAGAAGCGCAGCGACGCGGCGCAGACCCCAGGATCCTGTGTGTTGGTTCAGGTGTATGGTTTGAAGTGGGAAGGAGGCCGAGTGGATCCTGGTCGTCCTTTCGGACAGGCCGTGGCATGGCCCGGTCCCTTCCCACCGGTGAACCATCAACCTGAACAGTTGCACGGGGCTGTTCCAAGCAGACCCCGCACCACAGGAAGAGGCATGGACATGATAGTGCAGAACTATGTCGGCTGCGACATCTCCAAGCAGTGGCTCGATTTTTTTGATGAGACAAGCAACCGATATCAGCGCATCGCCAACCAGGCCGATGCGATCGCTGCCTATGTGGCGGGCCTCGACCCCAGTCGAGACTTCATCGTCATGGAGGCGACAGGCGTCCATGACCGGCTGCTGCGCCACGCGCTGGCCAAGGCAGGCGTTCCATTCTCCCGGCACAACCCGGCGCACACTCACCCCTATGCCAAGTCGACGAGACGGCGAGCCAAGACGGATCGTCTCGATGCCAGGATGCTGAGCGGCTATGGCCGCCGCTATCAGCCTGCACCCGAGCCGGGGCCGTGCGAAGAAAACGAGCGACTTCAATCGCTTGCCCGTCACCGTGACCAACTGGTCGATATGCGGGCAAGGCTGAAGAAGCTCCTCGGTGAGGCCTTCGAGGAGACTGTCGTTGCCGAGCTGGAAGACATGATTGCCGGCTTCGACACACGCATCAAAGCGCTCGAGAGCCGGATCGCCAAAGTCATTCGTCAATCCGAGGACACCGCCCGCGATTATACGCTGATGATCTCCGTGCCCGGTGTCTCCAAGATCAGCGCGCTCTCGCTCCTAGCGCACCTGCCAGAGCTCGGCCAGCGCTCGCCTAAGTCGATCGCGGCACTCGCCGGCCTTGCCCCGTTCGATAATAAGAGCGGTAAGCTCCAACGCAGGAGCCAGATCCAGGGCGGTCGATCGCGTGTGCGTCGGGCTCTCTATATGGCGGCGCTGAGCGCCATCCGAGCCTGTGACCGCTTCAGAGCTTTCTACACCGACCTTGCAGCCCGCTCAGGCTCCAAGAAACTGGCCATCATCGCCGTCGCAAGGAAGCTCCTGGTCGTCCTCAACGCCATCATCCGC includes these proteins:
- a CDS encoding IS110 family transposase is translated as MDMIVQNYVGCDISKQWLDFFDETSNRYQRIANQADAIAAYVAGLDPSRDFIVMEATGVHDRLLRHALAKAGVPFSRHNPAHTHPYAKSTRRRAKTDRLDARMLSGYGRRYQPAPEPGPCEENERLQSLARHRDQLVDMRARLKKLLGEAFEETVVAELEDMIAGFDTRIKALESRIAKVIRQSEDTARDYTLMISVPGVSKISALSLLAHLPELGQRSPKSIAALAGLAPFDNKSGKLQRRSQIQGGRSRVRRALYMAALSAIRACDRFRAFYTDLAARSGSKKLAIIAVARKLLVVLNAIIRDKTAFA